In Chthonomonadales bacterium, a single genomic region encodes these proteins:
- a CDS encoding endonuclease III: MAVANGRAERALEVVRLLGARYPDARCELDHADPWQLLCATILSAQCTDARVNQVTPALFARYPTAEALAA; this comes from the coding sequence ATGGCGGTCGCCAATGGACGCGCGGAGCGGGCGCTCGAGGTCGTGCGGCTCCTGGGCGCGCGTTACCCGGACGCCCGATGCGAGCTCGACCACGCGGACCCCTGGCAGCTCCTCTGCGCCACCATCCTCAGCGCCCAGTGCACCGACGCGCGCGTCAACCAGGTGACGCCCGCGCTCTTTGCGCGCTACCCCACCGCCGAGGCGCTCGCCGCCG